The sequence below is a genomic window from Balearica regulorum gibbericeps isolate bBalReg1 chromosome 9, bBalReg1.pri, whole genome shotgun sequence.
ACGGAAGGCCAGAGCTTCCGCGCAGATTTACCTTGTCACGAATGCGTAGGGCGAAGCAAGGGGTCTGGCAGGCCTCGGCCCTCACGCAGAAGCATGTAGAGGGGCCACAGGTGCTGcaagggaggaggcaggactCGAGGTGGCCGAGAAACGGTGGGGCCATGCCTGTCAAGGGAGCTCATGACAGGGCAGCTTTTGCTATCAGGGTGCTTTTGCTGTCACTTCTCCAAAGTCGGAAAAGAAACAGCCTCAACAAGCACGCTGGGGGTTTTTGATCCCTATGCTACTTGCAGAAGTTGCAGCCatagaaaaggaacattttactACTTTTACAACATAGCAGGGCCCGTGGCTGGCTTGCTGCTAACACTGTCAGCAGGCTGAAGTGTTGCAGAGCACCTTGTCATGAACGAGTGTCAACCAAAGCGAGTaccacagaaagcagaggtttCCTTAGAAGTctaagaatttaaaaacttGCTGCCATGAAAATGGGTAGATCTGTTCCCTCTATTGCTCCTCTCCCTACCTCCCATCCCCAACACCAGCTCTGGCTTTCAGGGAAGCGACCAAGCCTGGACATTTTggtacttggatttttttttttcctggcagttGGAGGAGTGGAACTTGTCCATCAAGGGGACAAATAAACCATTAgagccagctgcaggcagaaggtGAGCTCACCCTTTTGAGCAGCAGTGAACCGTTACACCATCTCAGACAGTCTAAATACAGACTCTTGCTTCACAAACACCATTGAACCAGTCAAAGCTGATTTCACCTGCTTCAAAGTGCCCATGGGAATGGAAATAGGGTATTAGTGCAACAAAAATCCACTCAGGAGTGGCCAAATTCCACCCTCCaacaagaaaaatctaaaaGGAGAGGCCGAAGAGGTGCCTGGTGAGGAATGTGGTTAACTGAGACCTGAGGGTTTGCGGTACCCCACCCTCAGATGAAGCTGCTGGACTGGCCTTCTGGTATAGGTTATAGggttttatatattttgcagTTAAAGTTGGGTTTTAAATGATGATTGActtttttgtcttgctttttttcagacCGCTTAAAAATGATGATTCTTATGTAAGAGGTCACTCTGACACCGAGGACAAAATCCAGTAAGTTGGAAAAACACGAATAACCCCCAAATACTGTAACACACCCTCCAATAAATTTATACACACACCAAAATACACTGCTGTACTATTTAGACTATTTACAAATGGGTAGTTTCTGTaattttggtatttattttttggaaTCACAGCAGCAGGGTTTGCTATTGATGGCAAGGAAGTAAGTCTGTGCAAGACTGGAGTAAGATGCaaaaagccccccccccccccaatcaaACTTCTAAGTGGGATTAGTTTAGCGCATTTCGTAAACCTTATATGGAAAAGACACAGAATTAAAAGGGAAACGAAAGAATCCACAGAACAGCTTGTGTAGGAAATGGAATTAAACTGGTGTTAAATGCAGCAATCTCAGACTCTGGGACATGGTTTCACGCATGGCTGAGACAGTTGCACATGGCTTATTGCTGCCCGAAAAGGAagttctctcttctccctcgCCCTCTCCCTCCTCAATGCGTCCCCTACTCCTTCAATATCAGAATTAGATCACGGGGAGTCCCCAAGTGCCAGAGCTGGCACAAGCGTAGGAATCTCACCACTGGCAGCAAGCTGTTAATAGTAGCTCACTGCCTGTTGTTGAGGTGTACTCAGCTAGACAGCACAATCCTGCTGAATTAGTGAGCTTTCACactggttttttaaaaataaaatgcctccTATCTTATGACTAAGTGTATGTTACTTCGTGCCAGGGACAGAACTAGCCCCCAAACAATGACAGCAGTAGATTAAGTTTAATCCTAATGAAGGTCAAGACTGTTGGGGgatatatatttcatttctaGCTTCATTCTGCTCAGCTCTTTAGAGTTTATCTGGGTATTTACCTGTATGACCACACATGCTTCCCCTCCGTTTTCAACAAGCATCTATCAAACATCAGGAGCTGATCGTAAAAGCAACTCCAAAGCCAGCACTGCTGTACTGGAGTATAACGATGGTTGATCTGAGAAAAATAACCAGGGTCAGGATTtgcaattattatttcttattatttcttaCATATGAATGGCCAGCAGTTCAAAACTCTCGAGATTCAGACTCTTTCAGTGCAAGGCATTAAAGGCAGTAATTGAGAAGAGCAGGACAGACATTCAAAACCCTTAGAGGGCTACAGCAGGACTGTCAGGATGTGTCCCAAACTGCAGAGACAGTTGCATCAGGCATAAACCTCAGGGTTTCggcagcagctggctgcagtgGTGACCTTCACTGCCCCAAACCTGTTCCAACCTGCTCCAAAATCCTAAACCCATTACACAAAAGTGGCAATCAATGGGAGGAGCGTGTGGTGCCTCTGCTCAGACAGACTTGGGAACGGACAGCAGCTGGGAGATGTGATCTGGGAAGGAGGAGCGCCATGCAGGACCATCGTTTCAGCAAGTTAAAAACAGACATCAGACTTCAGAAATGGATTATAAAATGAGGCTGAAtagacttaaaaaataaacaactcctcctcatctgttttgaaaatggagAGTTGACTTCTCACAACCTTACCACGACTGAAAATGCCAAGTATCACTAGCAGGAAAACAGTCAATATCTCTGCCTTAAAGAACACTTTAATTAATGAAGGCTTATATTCAACTGCATGGGTAAGacagaaaacaacccaaacaaaagcaaGGATTAAACAGAAACATCTATATTCAAGGAAGGCTCCCAGCATAATAGTTGAGGCAGCAAGAGGAACAGTCAATGATTTGCAATGGGTCACCTGTTGTAACTTTCTCAAAAAGCATCTTAAAGTAAATCATTTATTTATAAGAAACCTATCATTAACAGAGACAtgcaggcaaagaaaaacaattcacaTTTTTGGATTGGTGTGCTGCTTGTGCTTTCAATAAAATTTCAggttgggttttctttgctttttttaaaacttaaaacttCAGAAGATACTGCTTCGAAGTATTTTGTTACAAATTTCTCAGAACCAAGTTAGTCTGTAGATCGAGGTTCAAAAGAAGTAGATGTTTGAAACATCCGCAAACTTTGGTGATCAGCACACCCACATCAGCAATGTGGATTGgtgttttgctgtctttcaaaCATGTACAGTGGAAAAGTATCTCATTACAAGCAAAGAAAGGCCAAAAGATGGTTTCATAATAGCAACAGATAAAACAATCTAGCAAGAATACTTCTGCTGAGTAGCAGCTGGTCAACTCTTCACCAGCCTCAACTTCCTACAGGCCTCAGCTTCCCCACATGTTTAAATTATAATTCTTTGAATGAAGTTAGTTTTAAACCCAACTGGAAGACAGTATTTGGTAGTCCCTCTAAAAATGGGGGGGAAACAGTAACAGCCAGGTATGGTAGTTATGTGAATCTTTAATTATACTTATGTCagttttcagttccttttcccccttttggtTTCACTTTCTCCATCATAACTGTCTTCtggactattttttttaatattacatgtTTTTAATCAGACTCAAACCAGTTTGagtatgaaaattaaatagcaCTAAAGGTAATATTCTCGTACAAGAATAAAGTTGCAGAACACTagcaataagaaaacaaaagtatcttttttcctaatgacaGCCAGAGTCAGATCTGCAGAAGTGACCTCTGAACAGAGGTAAATACAGCCCACAACCACTTCTACTGCTGGCATCTATGAGCGAGCCTTGGCTTTGACAGTGGGAGAATGACCtggtttttccctctttgtctAAGAAAGAGGATAGTATATGAGAGGGAAAGAGTGTGTCTGCAAGACTAGCTGTCCAGTTATACTCCTGTTAGCTGTCGTGTGAACAATGCAATTCAACAAATTAACTGAAACAAATAAGCTGGGATTTAGGCAAACGGAACAGTGGTTGGGCCAAGTGAAGCCTCAACCTTGCGGTTGGCAGACAACTGGAAACAGactcatttttttttgcttgtttcctcCATGGAATGCGCATCCTTTCCGCAAAAGGCTCTGAATTCTCATTTTAAGATAAGACCATcagttatttttggttttgaacacTAATAGTATTCACGTTCAAAATTATGTAAATGCAAGTGCTAGAAAATAAACTGTAGTCAAGAAACAACcaattaaaatttttcagtCTGGGGGTATACATTATTAAAACTTTTCAGAATACACAACTTTGTGACTCAGAGCAATCCCCCTCAAAACCAACAACTTTAAAACTGTTTACAGGAAGCTTTGCCTAACACAGGAGAAAGCGTTACCACGGTTTTAATTCTCATTCCACCgtgtgtctgtgctgctgttgaTCTACTCCGCAACAGAGCTTTTAAACATCTGAAGGATTGTTTTTTGCTTATTCTTAGGCAGTGAACAAATATCATTGGAGTCACTGGTATTAACCACACAATTCAAAACTTTTCCTCCCTTGATGCTAGGCGATTTCATTCGGACTCTGGTAGGGGACTGCCAGTTTTCATTGCAAGAACCTCTCCGAGTTTTGCGGTGATTTGTTTCAGCCTGTTTTTTTGGAACTTTTGAGTCTTTTGCCATCTTAGAACTTCCCTTTCTAGCAGGAGAGTCTTTCACAGACTGAGGTGGTTTGGTGCGAAGATGGTACTCATCTGGGGAACCCTTTTGTCGATTAAGtgtcttttcctccttgttGATCTGTTTTTGTAGCTGCAGAGCCAGAAGCctgtcctgctcctcctgcataCGCCTTTCATAGAGCTCCTGCTCAAAGGCCTTCTGCATTTGCaagttgaaataatttatctgcTCCTCTTGGTCCTCTAAACTTTCTGGGAAAGTTCTTCTCCTCTTATCAAGCGTGCACGAGTCAACCACTGCTTCAGCTGGTGGCTCCACCAACTTTCTTTTTGGTGTCTCCTTAGTGTTCTGCAATCTCTCTGGTTTCTCTTCATCTGAGTGTCTACCCACCTTCACGAGATCACACAGTACACTTGTGCTGTCAGACATCACGGAATTTGTTGCTGACTGAGCAGAGGTACAAGTTTTAGCAGAGTTTTCAAGGTTTATGCTTTCTACATGTGTTAAACTGCCACTGTCTGACTCAATTCCATCACCATCTCCTTCGGATCTACGAAGGACTGTTCTAGACCCTTCCCCTTCTGTCATGCCACGAAGCACATCTGGAGCTTCGTCTTCTAGACAATTTGGTCCTGGTGCTTTTTCCTGCTTGGCAGCGGTGGTTTCCCCTGAAGCTGAGGCACTGAAATACTTCATGCACGATTCCAAAAACAAATCCTTAGCACTGGAATCTTTAACCATACCAGTCAGCTGTGGAGACAGCGTCGGCATTTCCTCTTGCTCATCTTGCCACGCAGAACTGCTGCCCTCATTGCTGTTGACGTCctgcagagaagggagagaggacTAAAAACATGGACTTATCAAAAGCCAACGGGtatgaataaaatgcaaatctcGCTTCTCACAGCTGCACTGCTCATAACTAATCTGGGATATTAACTTggattcttcttttaaaaaaatacatatttgtttaacaataatgaaaatatttaaaacaaccTATGTATGCCTAGctaaaagactgaaaacacaACTGAAGCGTTCTCCTGTTACCAATGACTCAAATCAACTGTTCAAGCCCACTCATCTTCTTTTGAAGCCTAACAGGAAAGATAAGACAGACATGGAATGATGAAAATGAGAGTGCAACCTCCTCCAGTGAGTTCCAGAACCATCGTTTTAGTTTTACACAGCATCGGTTGCAACCCAGAACTCGCTGAAGACATTCAGGTAAGGCACTTGTAAGGCTACAAAGGTAACTATTGAAGCAGGCCGTAGGTGTGCATCTGTGGACTGTCAAGCATggtttcttccctttccacttTGGGGAGTCATGAATACTGAAGGTAGTTCAAAAAAGGCAAGGTGAACAGATGTGCAAGGGGAATACAGGACTGGCAAGGGAAAAATACCCCATAATTACTAACACTGAGATTTATAACAAAATGATTCCAGTTACCACAGAGCCAGAGTCACTCCTGCCTCTTTCTGTTGTTCTAGAGAATGATGCTGATCCCGACGTATGATGAAGCTTTGGAGACAGATACCttaaagggagggagaaaaaaaaaaaaaaaggtacctctttttaaacttttttttcttgatttgtcAGTCCTTTGCATTAATCAAGATTTTCAGGTTCATTCTGacaaataacaacaacaagAGAAGAGCAAGtgtttcccttctcctccatATTATCCTATGAGGAGTTGTTTTAACATTCAACAGTTTACATTTGCGCCAGATTATTCAGGCAAGTTGGACTACAGGATTCCAAGGAAGCAAATGGAGCAGAGGGACGCTATACCAAGAAACAGATCGataagtaaagaagaaaaattttaattacttaCTTCTGAATGTCTCCAGAGTTGCTTGGTTTGTTCTTCACCTTGCACAAATTAGTCGGGGATGTTTCAGATAAGAGACTGCCTGCTGGTGAAGGACTGCTGAGCATGTGTTCTTTGGAATCGTCATTCTTCAATGACAAGTGAAACCAGCattatataaaacaaaacacaacacaaactggagaaaacccagcaaactactttgtttctgctgcagaattAGTTACTTTTGTCCACAGAATTCTGGAACTGTAAGTAATGAACAGGTATGGAATAAGAAGTGTTCTGTACACTTCCCTGTATCTGGCATTAAGGGACAAGAGGTTTTGCTCAAATAACTACACAGGTTCATCATTAAGACTATTATTTGGAAtaaaccccaaccaaccaaaaccccaaaacaaatgaacaaaacaatcaaacaaaaaccccaaaacataaGGTAACCTTTCACTGtatgttcctttttcctttttttcagtacagGTTACAGATAGCAGTTTCTTccaaagaagtatttttaaaatcacgGGGAAAAGGAagcattcagaagaaaatcaatgctttaaaaagtttcaCAATGAAAACATCCAGCACACATTTCACGTGCGTATTACACAGGTAGAAATGTTTGGGGTATTTTACCCTCCTGGTAGTTCTTCAAAAATTAATGGTCAAACAAGGATCTAAAAGTACTGGGGACTGACCACAGCTTCCAactacaattaaaataaatttaaattattcaaaattttaacttttgctCTGAAAAGTCTATGTTACTTTCACTATATCAATGTTTTCTCCTGTCCCCCTTGATCCTAACTCACCAGACTGTTACTCAGCTGCCAGGCCAACTCTTCGTCTTGCTTCAGCTGTTTCTCCATCTCCCTCCGTCTCTCTTCTGCCAACCTGcgttcctcctcctcttctgctaGAAGCCGCTGAATGTATTCCTCGCTTGCCTTGTTCTCCTCTTGTTCATGTGCTCGCCTTTCTGCCTCCAcctaagaaagatttttttaaatgcatctggTTACTACTATAGGACCAGAATTTACACCAGCACCTCTCAGCTGACGCTCCTTAAATGTGAATGATCCGCTATTCACAAAGACCCCCTGCAGACCTCAAAGCCAGCGTTTAACTACACAGCTCTCCAAAGATGTAAGAATCACACTGATACTGTGTTCAGAGCCTTCAGTTTGATAACAGTGACCCACCTCTTGGTTTCTGTAAGATCACACCGTTAACCTTGCTCGCCTGCACAGGTAAATTCCATTATTCACCTTTTCAAAACGTTAGTTACAAACCCTAAAACCTCCAAATACAAGGATCTGCAGAGAAACTCAGATGAAGATTCTTTATAAGGCTGGATACCAGGTTTGCTCAACCTGCTTCCATCATCATAATCCCAGTATTAGTGCAGGATGCCCAAAAGACAGCACATCTCTCTCTAGAAGAGTCATTTTGCTCTCATGAAACACACAAGacccaaagcagcagcccaaGACTTTTAAATCTGCCTTTCTTACGGCAGACATCCACTCTTTATATATCAGTTATCAGTAACTCTGCAAGGACAGCGAAGTACCTCAAGAATGAGCAAAGCTTTCTTAACTGGGTAATGGAATTTGGAAATTTGCTTTAGAGAAGAGCGCCAAGCTGTAATACCACACAAGCTATGTTAAGTCTGAGTTTCAAATCATGTATTGATGCCTTATGACCAGACACCATTACTTATTTCGTTGCTTTTGGACACCACCTCCATTAATGAACCGGATCGTTCCTATCCCCTAACTGCCACAAAAGAGAATCCCACAGTCCTCTGCTTCATGTACCGCCCCTGCTATTGTAAAAGCCAGCAGTGGGGCCGTCAGGGAAAGAAGCATTCCAATACCATTTCCAACGATAATTCTTACTACTACTGTGTCTAAATCGGAGGGGGAAAGATCCTTAAATAGGCAAACATtaagatttcttaaaaatcttttctgattttcaaatgaACAAGGGAGCGagcaaataagaaagaaaatgctgtatgtTTGTTACTGAAGCTCATCTAAGTGTGGTCTGTAACTTAGGAAGGGAAATCAAGATGGCAAATACAAGACCAAAGCCAAAGCAGTTCCAAGTGTTTATATTTGTTAGTCTGAAATACTTTACGCGCACCTGAAGACCTACAAAAGCCATTTTAGTACGTGTGGGCAGGGATGCGGATAGCGAAAGGGTACCAAGGACACCAACCCTGACAGAACCCTTCTGCGGAGTTTTGGGCAATATGCGGTATTGATGGAGAGACCTGCCTGGGGGTTCTGCAGTGCCTGCACCTCTCCGTGGCTCCCAACCCGCAAAGCACACTGACTTGCAGGGATGACAAAACCAATCAAGAGCCTGAGGTAGGAGTTACAGATCaactagcaaaagaaaaattgagaaatgTCACCTTGTCTCAAACATGAAGAAGACTCTCCTCTTCCATAaaggataaatatttaattcatgCTTTGGGAATGACCAGTGTGCTCTTTAAGTGCTTTTTTaagtatctttctttttcattaaataacaTTACAGCTGTTTGTAGGAACAATTAAAATAACTAGATACAAAGCATCTATGCTTTTAACTATGTTCTTAGACCTACCTTGCTAATCTCAGCTTCATATTCCTGCCTCAGTTCCCCAGGCTTGCTCAGCTGGTGTTGTGGATGGGGGACACATACTAAAcgagaggaagggagaaaacaaagaagtgAGGAACAAAGCAAGATCACAACAGTCAACAATgaagatttttaacaaaagacAGATCACTTCCATACCCTGTCACAGGAATGATATGACTTATCAagtgctgtggggaaaaaagcacttgGTGTTacaaaggaacaaaataaaaaagcaccGTGTTACAGAGTGGCAAGAACAGTCAGTGTTTTCCAAGCACTGTGCATACAGCAAATAAGTATGCTGACCATAACTTAACACCTTTAGcttttgtgattaaaaagaCATCATGATACTGCAAGTGGAACATGTCACAGAGCCAACCTACCAATCAGCCTCCCCCAACAGAGCTTGCAACATAATAAACCCCAAAATCCTTCTCCAGACTTAATCAGatttcacttccttttctctgaCACCACAATTTTAAGCTCGCTCAGAGGCACCTGCGTAGACTGAAGCCCTGGAATTTCTGCCCAAACTAATTAACTAACATTTTGTGCAAAACGCATGAACAAACACCCACTTCAACGGTCGGACAACGTCACTTACCCTCTGtactacaaaggaaaaaagcatgtgTAGAGATTTCTCTGCCTCCCGAGCCCCGTTCCCAGGTGAGCTCTGACATTACCTTTTCTAGCAGTAACACAGCCTGTCTATGCACAGTTTCTTATTTCACAGCATCCAAAGTCCACCAACAGCAATTACTTTGGTAAAGCAGAGACATCCTAGAATAAGTGACATTTTACTTACTTTCCTCTTCCAAATCCTGTCCATTAATTCTACGCTCACACTCCTTCGGGTAATTCTTCTGAATCTTTTCCCAGAGTTCCCAGTTGATAAGAGTATTTCTGCGGGCGTTATATCGTGCCCAAGAAGAGACTCGACGCCGACAAAAAGGGCAACAAAGACTGGCCTTTTCAACCGTCAGCTGGAAGCAAGAGTTACAGAGCGTATGGTTGCATGGCAGCGTCACGGGCTCCACAAAGATCTCCATGCAAATTTGGCAGAGGCAATCGGACAAGGAAAGCGGAGCCTCCGATTTCTTCGACATGCTGATTTGAAGTAGAGGAGCCAAACTAGTATGACATCAGTacctgaaagcaaaaagaaacaggcGTTTTACTTCccataataaatataaaagaaaacagaaaatgctcaCTTTTACAGCTACTTTATGAAAGCATTGGCAGATTTAAGAAGTCTGCTTCAGTGGTTACTTTTGCTCCGATCCAGAGATTCTTGGCTTTCTGAGGAAGACACTGGTCTTTCCAGAAGCCATGGGGAAACTGTAGCAGCTTTTCCTACCGCAGTTTCCTGTGAGTTGTAACAGGTGCTTTGGGGATAGCAAGGAGGCGgtgaggagaggggggaaaagacatttcttccAGCATTTACTCTCTGCTAGTGACAAGCTATGCTCATGCTTGGTGGATACGTCATTGCTGTTACCTTAACCTTCCATTCAGTCAATTTTTCAGTATATCCACGTCCTTCAAAAGCCACTTCTGGCACAGACTCAGTTCCAGCATGTTCTGAAGGTGAAATACAACATCCCAATGCATCAGAGGAGAGGAGGTTCTTCCTCATTTGTTCATTTGCTTAAGCTGGGACTAAAAA
It includes:
- the RNF168 gene encoding E3 ubiquitin-protein ligase RNF168 produces the protein MSKKSEAPLSLSDCLCQICMEIFVEPVTLPCNHTLCNSCFQLTVEKASLCCPFCRRRVSSWARYNARRNTLINWELWEKIQKNYPKECERRINGQDLEEEICVPHPQHQLSKPGELRQEYEAEISKVEAERRAHEQEENKASEEYIQRLLAEEEEERRLAEERRREMEKQLKQDEELAWQLSNSLNDDSKEHMLSSPSPAGSLLSETSPTNLCKVKNKPSNSGDIQKYLSPKLHHTSGSASFSRTTERGRSDSGSVDVNSNEGSSSAWQDEQEEMPTLSPQLTGMVKDSSAKDLFLESCMKYFSASASGETTAAKQEKAPGPNCLEDEAPDVLRGMTEGEGSRTVLRRSEGDGDGIESDSGSLTHVESINLENSAKTCTSAQSATNSVMSDSTSVLCDLVKVGRHSDEEKPERLQNTKETPKRKLVEPPAEAVVDSCTLDKRRRTFPESLEDQEEQINYFNLQMQKAFEQELYERRMQEEQDRLLALQLQKQINKEEKTLNRQKGSPDEYHLRTKPPQSVKDSPARKGSSKMAKDSKVPKKQAETNHRKTRRGSCNENWQSPTRVRMKSPSIKGGKVLNCVVNTSDSNDICSLPKNKQKTILQMFKSSVAE